A segment of the Cricetulus griseus strain 17A/GY chromosome 6, alternate assembly CriGri-PICRH-1.0, whole genome shotgun sequence genome:
GACAGTCAGCACTGAGGAACCAGTGGTGTTGGTGCTCGAGAGTGACACAGAGGAACCAGTCCAGGAGAAGGTGGGGGACCCACAGGCCCAAGGCGCAGAGCAGGTCAGGTTGCTGGGACGGCCAGCCTCCAGGGTCTCCGGGATAAGCATGTGGGGGGTGTTGGTGAGAGCtggtgaggagaggggagaattggaggatgggggagggtgaGGTGCAGCTTTGGAAAATCCCAGCTCTGATCCAGCTCCTCCCCTGATCCCTGATGCTCAGACCCAGATACTCTCAGGATGGAGTCCTATCCGAAGCTGCCCTGTGGCACCCATGACTTtccctggtggcttctctgcAAGCAATGCCTGCTGACCTGTCACATTCAGAGTCATCGTGTTCCAAAGATAATTAtactttgtttttcctctctccaGACGAAAGAAGTATGTCCCGGTGTCCTCCTTCCTGGTCTCTCTGATGTCCAGGGAGCAGTTGTTCTTCTGTGGGTCTCCGAGCAGGGAGAATCGGCCCAGGGTCTCCTTCAGTGCTGGCCGAAGTGGGTTATTTGTGGCCACTGGGGAATCATGTTCTCCATACCGGAACCAGTATCCATGAATCGGGTCTGAGTCAGTCCATTCCTCCCTGGCGTGGAACTCACAGGGTACAAAGATACACAGGCCCTcttgcaccaccacctccctttGCACACTCAGGATGAAACCCGGCAGGAGCTCAGGCCCACCCTCTACCCCTTTCACCccccagagcagcagcagcagcagaagcatgCCAAGCTGAAGCTGCAGGGCCACCACAAGTCTGTCTCTCTAGGCTCTTCTCTGAGGAACTAAGAGCTGCAAGGCCTGGAGGAAGCCCCACCCGAAGCAGGGGTGAGGCCAGGACAGTGGCTGCCTTGGGAGGAGCTTCAGACCCAGGAAGGCAATGTCAGGGCCCTTGGGCGTTGAAAGTCAGCCACCCACCACCCAGGTCCACTTCTAACAACAGCATGCACCATAAATGACTcctccaccctccttccctcctgtcATCGTTCTTCCCAATAGGTGCTACTTTCTGCATAGTGAAAAATGGGTCCCTTTGACCACATCCAAGAGCTTTCCTTGAAGCTGATgcagggggtgggaaggagacaAACGGTGGAGGGGAGTGCCTGGAGCTTTCTGAGTGCTCAGAGGAGGAAGTACAAGACTCTGGACAGTATAGGACCTCTGGTGCTttgttccagaggacctagagTGTAGACTCCCAAGCTGGCAATATCAATGCTGGCAGATACCAAAGCTGACTCCTGCTGCTATTGGGGGAAATATTTCCCAACTGTGAAGGAAATGGCTGTGGGCTGCTGAGAATGGTCAGAAGCCCTAAGGCCTCTGCTTCTGTGGATTCATTGCAAATTCTCCATGATGTTCAAAATTCTCTAGACTTTTTTCCTACTTTATACTCCATAAACATTACATTTAGTTTCTCAAATTGTAGCTGTCTCTGCATCTATGCATCtgaaagttttctttcttccactctttttttttttttttttttttttttgagacagggtatctctgtgttaTAACCctgctgttctggaatttgctttgtagaccaggctggccttgaactcatctgcctctgcctctgcctctgcctcccgagtgctgggactaaaggcatgcaccactaccccCCAGCATCTGAAATTTTGTCTACAATTTCTGGGAATTAATAAATCAATTTTTGGATAATTGGTGTCTTGATTATATTAGACTTTCATTTCCTCGTCATGGTATGCACATACATGGTATTACAATAGAATACATATTGGTTTCCTTGAATTCCTTCATTTCAGCAATTCTTCTTAGATTCATAAAGCTGTTTTTTACCCTTCAAAAATGTTCCTCACTTTGAGACCCAGGAAAACTCAGTACTGAATGAAATAATCATCAAGTCCCTCCCCTCAGGGATCTATGCAAAAATTAGAAagactggaagagccagaggatacACCAAGGACATGAGGCCTTCCCAACAAAGCAagactgacacacatatgaactcatagagactgaagcagtgTGCATAGACACAAACCCAGATGGGATCCCAGGGCTGAGAGGGCAAGCAAACACGAGttcccatccctaaccaagaaggtTTCTCCAGTTGACAGccactcacaaaggaaaattttgtttttcccaatCAAGTGGGTCACTTAAGGGCAGGTTAACAGCAGACAGCAAACttgaactcagtggtatttttggaggtttttttttttttttttttgtctcacattgctttgtttgggcatttttttaaaccttactGGCATTTTAcctgtatattatggtttccaatttagtgtttttatgggtttaattggtatttttagtgtgtgtgtgtgtgtgtgtgtgtgtatttctctttttcttttttaaaaaaaaatctggtttgtttctttgttttattttttttttaatggcctgcttgttttctaaacagagaaagagagaaagaaggcttgaagatggatggatggatggatggatggatggatggatggatggatagagaggTGGATAGGATCTTCATGGGTATGAGGGAGGGAAAATGATCAGaatatcaataaaaatgtttcctCACTTTAGCAGGAATGATGTCTTAGTCAGTCTTCtcttgctgtgaggagacaccatgaccacaccaactcttataagggaaaacatttaattgtggctagCTTATAGGTCAAAGGTTTGGTTCATTATAatcacagcaggaagcatggtggcatgcaggcagacatgatgctggagaaggagctgagagttttacatctgaaTCTTCAAGCAACAggaagagtgacactgggcctggcttgagcatttgaaactgcaaagcccacccccagtaacacacttcctcctaccaggccacacctcccaacgGTGCCATTCCTTATGGGTCTGTgaaggtcattttcattcaaaccaccacactcggCTCCCTGGCTCCCATAAGCTTGTAGTCATAtcacaatgcaaaatgcattcagttcaacttcaaaagtccccatccATAATCTATCATAGTCTCCACACTGTTTAAAAGTAGGAAGTTCAAAGCCTCTTCTGAGAgtcatggcaatctcttaactatatcCCCtgtgaaatcaaataaaaagcagatcacatacttccaacatacaatggcacaggatatacattattgttccaaaggggaggaaagggagcataatgaggaaatactggaccaaagcaagacaaaaaccaattgagcaaactccaaactctgcaccATGTATCTGATGTCAAAGagttcttcagatctccaattcctttGAGCTTTGTTGACAGCTCTCATTATTTTGCATCTTATAGGATTAGTAAAGGACATGTCTTTTGGATCTTCCAATTGTGAAGGATTAGGTTTATGCAATGTAGCCACTCTAGCATTGCAATTTCCCTGAGCTTTACATCTCTTCATCAGCACTAAGCCAAGGGATACCAggcatctccaactccttttcagTAGGCTGTCTTTGAACAAATATTTCAGCCAACCATTGTAACAAACTTGACACCTCTTTTCAACTGTCAGAGCTTAAGAGCCCATATCAATAAACTCAGCCTGATCCAGTTTTATGTTCCTGCCACCATTATCTCATACTCTTAAAACCCATTCCCACACATTCCCAGACTTCCGCTTGAATGAATTAGCAAACTCACTAAGCTCTTTAGTAGTGTAGTGCACCTCCGTATGGACTACACTTTCTAACTCTAGGAGCCTGCTTATAGATCTAGAGACACTCTTGGTGGGCCCTGAAGGACATCAGGATTTTCTATCCTGGCATCTGGTTCAGAGAAAGTCACTGCTGGTTTAGCAGACAATGAAGGATTGATTTGCTCAATCAAAGGTGAAGTGAGGTGGGAAGTGCATCTTCTCCTGAGGGTGGAGAGACTCCTTCCTCAGGTGATATAAATCCTTGAAAATCTGAGGGTTCGACGTTCTCAGCTTCAATGGGGTCCTGTCATGAATCCTCATCTCAAGTTACAGGATTCCATTATTTATCAATTAATGTCCTTACTTAAAGTGATGACACTCTGAGCCTGGGACTAAATTCAGCCAGCCATATAATGAGGTCTTCACTTTGATTCTCTAAAACTCTAGTTctgtggctgctggagagaagATTCTCTTCAAGGTCACACTTAGAAACCTCTAGATTCTTTATGCACATCTTGAGCCAAAAGTTTTATCACAGAGTTCTTTGTATTCTGAGATGCAAGAGGGTTGTTTACCTTTTATCACAGAGCTCATTCCTTTCCTTTGTCAGATTATCCAGAGATGCTGGAAGCAACTGACCAGCATGAtcgtttttcttatttttccaaaaaTTGTCAAAAATTCATATGCAGATTCACCGACTCTATTGCCACTCACAATTGGTGAATCAAGATAATTAAATGTATCTATCCCCTTATGTTTGTAAAATAGTTCACACCAAGGGCTTTTAGTGCTCTCTGAACTCCCAGGGAAAGGTTTTGGTAACTGAAGAGGCTTTGGTAACTCTAGGTGTTGACAAATTGGATAACTATTTCAGATACATAAAAGCTTAGTCCTTATACTTCTGTTGCTCTGGAACCACTTTTTGTATCAAAATCTGTActtgtcagggttctctagagtaacagaatttaCAGAATCTCTCTCTTtatatagagagatagagatagagacacagagagattcaCTTtatgagtttcttcttttttcagaaggaaaatggaggaggagtggatatgagaaaaaagggaggggatgagttctttttgtttttgtttttgtttttgttttgttttgttttgttttggggggaggagtTCTTTTGCcagcaaaggaatggacttgctagcaagataaaagcaaggagaaatagaACAGAAGCTTCCTCCTTCCATACATTATATAGGATTCCAGCAGAAAGTGTACCCCATTGTAGAGGTTGGTTTTCCCAGCTCAAAAGATCCGGATTAGAAATAGATCTTCCCACTTTAAATTAAGcaaaaaatccctcacaagtaTGCCACTCCATTTTGGGGGGTTAGTTGATTTCAGATgtagtcaggttgacaaccaaaaatagcTATCACATCCTGTCTCAACAATAAATTGATtaaataaaagatacatttatTCAGGAAATGAAGAATATGAAAACAACTATGGAAGGAAATTTCAATTTGCAAATTGAAAAAGActaaatatgcatttttattaaGTAGAATCTGTGGACCCTGGTTAGATCTTGATATGATAAATGTATTTTACACAGTATTTCAAAAACTCATTGTTATTTTTGGTTACATTAACTCTATTTATGATTATGTTTAAAAGGTATTATCTTAGTATACTTTGAAGTACTCACCGTAGTGTATCTGGATTTGACCTACAAATATCCTAGCAACAGAGTAAACAGAATGATGCGTATCTAGACAATTCTTCAAAGTGTGTCAATTCATCATTTACTTTAATTTAGTTTATAGCAGGAAAATGTAATAACACAAATTTAAAGTCCTTTGTCCTccattaaagacaaaaatctcatCAGAAATCAGCATGCCTTGAATGTGTAATTGGATATCTACCTGTTTCATTCTGGGTTTGGATGTAATTTTGAAAAAACTCCTAGTAAAGTGCACGAAGAACCTGCATAACATcatagataatttttaaggtgCCCATCTTTTGCATTGAAACTTCACATTGGGATAAAAATTGTGCAATTACAATTGGTAACTCCTGCCACACCCACACTAGCATTTGGAATTATAAAGACATTTAACTATTTATCTATGCATTCATTACTTTCAGCCATTCTAATTGGTATCTGTTAGCATCTCACTCTAATTTTCATATGTAATTCCCTAACAGCAAACTAAGTTAAATGTATTTGCTGGCCAGGCCAGCTCCTGAAATGCAGGTAAGTGATCCCCCACCCCTCCTGTGCCTGCCCAGCATAACCAGAGccactccttctctcctctcctcagcaCCATATCCTGGCCTACACCTCTGACAGAAGCCTCCTACACCATCAGAGCCCAGCATCCTTCTACAGCAATCCCTGAATACTCCAGCATagctgaagcaaaaaaaaaaaaaaaagctttaaaataaactttatgaaTATGACGGAGATACTTAAAGGGGAAATGAACaaactcttttaaaaagtcaaggaaaattcaatgaaaaaattggaggaaatcaataaattccttaaagaatttcaagaaagccaagaaaaaaaagagttgaaggAAACCAATAAAACTGTTTAAgacctggaaatggaaaaaagaagcaataaagaaagcacaaactgagggaatattGGAAATCTAGGCAAGGGAACAGAAGCTACAGACACaaacatcaccaacagaatacaaaagatagaaaagataatctcaggcactgaagacatGATAGCTACATCAGTCTAAGAAAATGTTAGATCTAAAAAATTCCTGGCACAAGACATCCAGGAGACCTAGGAtgctatgaaaagaccaaacctaagaataataagaatagaagaagattctcagctcaaaggcacagaaaatatttttaacaaaatcacagaagaaaactttccttaatctaaagaaggacatgcacataaaggtacaagaagcttacagaataccaaatagattgaatcagaaaagaaaatcacctaATTACATAATAATCAgaacactaaacacacagaacaaagaaagaatattaaaagcccCAAGacaaaaaagccaagtaacatacagtGGCAGACCTAttagccagaaggacctggaaagATTGCTGCAGGTTCTAAGAGATGacagataccagcccagactactatacccatcaCCATggatggaaaaaaacaataaaatttaaacaatatgtatccacaaatctagccctacagaaggaacaagaaggaaaactccaacctaaggaggtTTAACTACACCCataaaaacacagacaataaACAATCTCACACCAGCTAACCcaaagaaggaaacacacacacacacacacaccaccaccaccaccaccaccaccaccaccactaacagATACAATAATTAACAGAATTAACAATCATTgatcattgatatctctcaatatcaatagACTCaatttccccaataaaaagacacagattatcagactggatgtaaaaacaggatccatgattctgctgaatacaagaaacacagctcaacatcaaagatagacattacctcggAGTAATGGGTTGAAAAATGGTTTTCTAAACAAATGGCtttaagaagcaagctggtatagatACTCTTATATCTaacaaaattcaaacaaaaagatGGGGGAAGATACTTCataatcatcaaaggaaaaaactcACCAAGATAACATTTCAATTCTCAACATCTGTATCCACATGCAagaatttgtgaaagaaacactactaaagcaTACATCACACAATGACCCTTACACAttgatagtggaagacttcaataacccactctcaccaatggacaggtcaccaatacataaactaaatagagaaattaaTGGAGTTAACAGACATCATGGACCAAATGTACCTgccagatatctacagaacatttcacctcatggaacattcttcaaaattgaccacatacttgttcacaaagcaagtcttaacagatacaagaaatttgaaataaccccctgcatcctatcagGCCACCACAGATTAAAGATGGATTTCAACAatgacagaaacaacagaaagcatacaaattcatggaaactgaacaagtCTAAACAGAATGATACTGGgtaaaggcagaaataaagaaagaaattaaagacttcctagaattcaatgaaaattaacgCACAACATACCCTAATATATGGGACACGatgaaagctgtgctaagaggaaagttcatggctcTAAGTGCCTTCATACAGAATTTGGAGAGATCTCATGCTAGCGACTTAGCAGCACaccagaaagctctagaataatAGGAAGCAAGCTCACCCAAgagagtagatggcaggaaataatcaaactgggactgaaaacaataaaatagaaacaaagagaacaattcaaagactcaatgaaacaaagagctggttctttgagaaaatcaacaaagtagacaAACCCTTATCTACCTTGGGggataacaacagacaccaagaaaatgcaaaaaatcATTAGAGcatatttcaaaaacctgtacttcacaaaattagaaaatctagacaaaatggacaaatttctcaatatataccacttaccaaaattaaatgaacatcagaaatcaatttaaatagatctataacccccacacatggaaatagaagcagtcattaaaaatctcccaaccaaaaaaatcccaggaccagatggttttagtgcagaattctaccagttttaaagaagagctaataccaatactactcaaattatttcgcaaaacagaaacagagggaacattgtcaaattcattttatgaggccacactCACCctatacccaaaccacacaaagattcaacaaagagaattacagaccaatttcccttacgAACGCTGATGCAAAAGTACTccataaaatacttgcaaactgcaTTCAAGAACACATGAAAGAGATCATCTATCATGATTAAGTAGTCTTCGTTAATACAGGAATGGgtcaacataaaaaaaatctgtcaatgtaatccaccatagaaacaaactgaaagaagaagaagaagaagaagaagaagaagaagaagaagaagaagaagaagaagaagaagaagaagaagaaacccttgatcatttcattagatgctgaaaaggcctttgacaaaatccattaTAAAATGTCTTAGAGAGGTCAGGGATATAagggacatatctaaacatattaaaggcaatatacagcaagccgcaattccactaaaatcaggaacaacacaggGTTGTCCACTCTCTACATATGTAGacatctattcaatatagtatttgaaattCTAATTAGAGCAATATGGCAACTAAAGGATACCAAATATCTTGATGTAActtaagcaagtgaaagacctgtatgacaagaacttcaagactttggagaaagaaattggaaaagatATCAGAAgttggaaagatcttccatgctcatggattggtaggattaacatagtaaaaatggccatcttacaaAAAAACTACATACTCAATGCAATCCCAACAGAAtcctttacagaccttgaaagaacaatactcaatttcatattttaaaaaaacagaatagttaaaacaatcctggCCAACAAAAGACCTTCTTctagaggtatcaccattcctgatttcaaactctactACAGAGATAAAGTATTGGTATTAGAAACAGAcaacagattcaatgaaattgaatcaaagacccacatgtaaatccacacacctatagacacctgatttttgacaaagaagacaaaattacacaatgaagaaaagaaagcagcttcaacaaatggtgctggtctaactggatgtgaCATATAGAATGCAAATATCTTCCACTCTGcacaaactcaagtccaagtggatcaaagacctcaacataaatccatataCATTGGACCTGGTAGAGAAAGTAGGATATTGCCTTGAATGGAGACAACTTCgagaatagaacaccagtagtacaggcactaagatcaacaattaattaatgcaacctcataaaactgaaaagcttctgtaaggcatcATTAGACAGACTTTTTTGCCAGTcctatttggttctatcctagatctctgggctattcagcctctgggtcctggtggtccaggcagtgtcagggattGACTCTCTCTCATGGGATGAGTCTTAGGCAGGACCAGCCATTGGTTGGCCCTTCCCACAACTTGGGCACCACTTTTACCCAGCACGTCTTGTAGGCAAGACTAACTGCAGGTCGAAGgttatgtgactgggttggtaccccaatccctccactggacaTATGTTGCTCTGTAGTGGCTACCCTGGTTGCTCCCTGCTATGAACTGCAGTGATTGAACACTGATGTGGCCACAGATTATGGAAGTTCTCTCCAGAACCTCATCTTGAGGTTAGCAGTGGAGCCGCTGGATCAGAAGCTCATTGTGTCTGTGGCTGTTTGGGGTTTTACTGTGGAGCTTTCTACAGCATCTGCATCACGTCAAATTCTCAGCCATGCCCCAGAGTCCCAGTTCCTCTGTCCCCTTCAGCACTTGCCACTTCCCTTTTTTAATAGTCATTCTTGAACCAGACATGAAGTGGTATTTGTGGTTTTAAGTTATTATTGGCATTTCATATTGAGAGTCATATTGGTATGCGTAGTATGTAACTTGGTCACATGTACCCTTCTACTGCTCTCTTACACCGCAGTCTCACTCCACCAGGCCTTCCCCCAATCTTCCTAGTGTCTATCTTTTACTCCCGGTTCTTGTGGTTTTTTCTAGATTATACACACAGCAGAAAACATTTCAAACCTGCACTTCTCAGTCTGGCTTACGCTTACGTCACCTAACGTGATAATATGCATTCCATCGGCTTTCCTGGGAGCAACATGAAGATGctgattttatttgtgtatttgtgcttCTATTTATGGTTCTCAGTCTTCcctgaactcaccatgtagccacgGATGACTTTGcgttcctgatcctcctgcctccaccttccgtatgctgggattacaaacatgagcTACCATGTTGGTTTTATGTGTTGCCAGAGACCAAACCCAGGACTCTGTGCGTGTGGGACAAGCATTCTTCCAACTGAGCCCCAGCCTCAAGTTTGAGGCTCTGACTTGCATTTCAAATGACTAGCTATGATGAGCATTTTGTGAGTATGTCTGTCTTTGGAGATGTCTGTCCATACCCTgaactatttttaaatgcaattatTGTTCTTTTACTGTGAAACTGCCACTTTAAAAAGGCAACAAAACAGGCAAATTAGACTTGTTTCAAGATTTCTTTAAGGACATGGTTGCATGCAGTTTAAGCTAACCTTG
Coding sequences within it:
- the LOC103158791 gene encoding sialic acid-binding Ig-like lectin 12, whose product is MLLLLLLLWGVKGVEGGPELLPGFILSVQREVVVQEGLCIFVPCEFHAREEWTDSDPIHGYWFRYGEHDSPVATNNPLRPALKETLGRFSLLGDPQKNNCSLDIRETRKEDTGTYFFRLERGKTKYNYLWNTMTLNVTALTNTPHMLIPETLEAGRPSNLTCSAPWACGSPTFSWTGSSVSLSSTNTTGSSVLTVIPQPWDHGTNLTCQVTLPGSGVTTGMTIRLNVSYAPKNLTMTIYKGVGSATTALRNGSTLTLLEGESLRMVCTVNSNPPARLNWAYENLILSPMQSPTSGLLELPQMHLRYEGKFTCSAQNVLGSQHMSLNLLLYRKPGLMAEVVLVAVVEAAVKVLLLGLCLIILRMTCLAQHGHSQIANPILNPCPCQAR